In Microbacterium esteraromaticum, the following proteins share a genomic window:
- the dnaB gene encoding replicative DNA helicase produces the protein MSIADISDERLGGTRPPERTPPHDLLAEQSALGGMLLSKDAVADVIETLKGADFYVPKHELIFEAILSLYSHGEPTDVVAVTDELIKTGELGRAGGADYLHTLTSIVPTAANAGYYAGIVSERAILRRLVDAGTRIVQLGYAGEGDAADIVNNAQAEIYSVTGSETAEDYVPLTVAVDAAVEEIEAANGRDGTMTGIPTGFRELDELTNGLHGGQMIVVAARPAMGKSTLALDFARAASIGHNEPSIFFSLEMGKSEIAMRLLSAEGAIPLQNMRKGTLDPRDWTTVAATRGRINDAPLYIDDSPNMTLVEIRAKCRRLKQRAGLRLVVIDYLQLMTSGKRVESRQQEVSEFSRALKLLAKELQVPVIALSQLNRGAEQRSDKKPAISDLRESGSIEQDADMVILLHREAAYDKDIRPGEADLIVAKHRNGPTATITVAFQGHYSRFKDMAPGDFGGGGGDFN, from the coding sequence GTGTCGATCGCAGATATCTCAGACGAGCGTCTGGGCGGAACGCGCCCCCCTGAGCGGACCCCTCCGCACGACCTTCTCGCAGAGCAGAGCGCCCTGGGTGGCATGCTCCTCTCGAAAGACGCCGTCGCCGATGTGATCGAGACGCTCAAGGGCGCCGACTTCTACGTGCCGAAGCATGAGCTCATCTTCGAGGCGATCCTCTCGCTGTACTCGCACGGTGAGCCGACCGACGTCGTCGCCGTCACCGACGAGCTCATCAAGACAGGTGAGCTGGGTCGCGCGGGCGGTGCCGACTACCTGCACACGCTCACCTCGATCGTGCCGACAGCGGCGAACGCCGGCTACTACGCGGGCATCGTCTCCGAGCGCGCGATCCTGCGTCGCCTGGTCGACGCCGGCACGCGCATCGTCCAGCTCGGCTACGCGGGCGAAGGCGACGCGGCCGACATCGTCAACAACGCGCAGGCCGAGATCTACTCGGTCACCGGTTCAGAGACCGCCGAAGACTACGTGCCGCTCACCGTCGCCGTCGACGCCGCCGTCGAAGAGATCGAGGCGGCCAACGGCCGAGACGGCACGATGACCGGCATCCCGACCGGCTTCCGCGAGCTCGATGAACTGACCAACGGCCTGCACGGCGGTCAGATGATCGTCGTCGCCGCACGACCGGCAATGGGTAAGTCCACGCTCGCGCTCGACTTCGCCCGCGCCGCGTCGATCGGCCACAACGAGCCGTCGATCTTCTTCTCGCTCGAGATGGGCAAGAGCGAGATCGCCATGCGTCTGCTCAGCGCCGAGGGCGCGATCCCCCTGCAGAACATGCGCAAGGGAACCCTCGACCCTCGCGACTGGACCACCGTCGCCGCGACCCGTGGTCGCATCAACGATGCTCCGCTCTACATCGACGACAGCCCGAACATGACGCTCGTCGAGATCCGCGCCAAGTGCCGACGGCTGAAGCAGCGCGCCGGCCTGAGGCTCGTGGTGATCGACTACCTGCAGCTGATGACGAGCGGCAAGCGCGTCGAGTCGCGTCAGCAGGAGGTCTCGGAGTTCTCGCGCGCCCTCAAGCTGCTCGCGAAAGAGCTGCAGGTGCCCGTGATCGCGCTGTCGCAGCTGAACCGTGGTGCCGAGCAGCGCTCAGACAAGAAGCCGGCGATCAGCGACCTGCGTGAGTCGGGCTCGATCGAGCAGGATGCCGACATGGTGATCCTGCTGCATCGTGAGGCCGCATACGACAAGGACATCCGCCCGGGCGAGGCCGATCTGATCGTCGCCAAGCACCGAAACGGTCCCACCGCGACGATCACCGTCGCCTTCCAGGGCCACTACTCGCGGTTCAAGGACATGGCGCCTGGCGACTTCGGCGGCGGAGGCGGCGACTTCAACTGA